The following DNA comes from Micromonospora chokoriensis.
ACGTCGCGCATGCCGGCGATCCGGCGCGGAGTGAACGCCCCGGCGGCCAGCCGACGCATCCGGCTGTGGTCGGGCGGGTTGGTCCGCAGCATGGACCTCGCGATCGACGACACCGCCGGGCTCTGCCGCCAGTTCGGCCAGACCTGGTCCCGAAGCGCGTCGTCGAGCACCCCGAGCCGGGGGTCGCGCAACAGCTCGTCGACCTCCGGATAACCGGTCACCACGTACAGGCCCGGCAACGCCTGCACCACGGGGCCGTGGGCGCGCAGCCGCTCGTACGTCGGGTACGGGTCGACGCGCCCCTGCGGCGACATGAGCAGTGTCAGCGCCTCGGCAGCCTCCATGGCCGGCCCTCCGTCGATGTGTCGGAGGTTCCATCATCCCGGTGCGGCCGCCGTCCAGCAGCCCTCAGGACCGCACCGTCGACGCCGAGTGCCCGGATGAGCGGCGGGTCGGGCACCGGCGGGCGGCCAGCGCCGGGTCGGACACCGGCCGCCGGGGCTCAGGCGCCGGCGCCCGGGTCCCCCGCGAGGACCGCGTCACCACGCAGCAACGCCGGCTCGGGCAGCGGAAGCTGGATCTTGTGCGCCGCCTCCCAGTCGTAGATCAGGCCGGGGCGCACCTGGGCGGCGAAGTAGTCGATCGCCGTCATCCCACCCACGACCGGCTCGTCGACCTCGGCGACCAACTGGGCGGGGACGAGGGAGAACCCGTTCTGCAGGGCGGCGCTGAGCCGGCGGTGACCGTCGACGACGAAGAAGTACTCGCCGGTGAACCCGATCTTCAACGGTTCGAGGGCCTCGTCGCCGGCCTCGGCCACGTCGCCGACGAAGTCGGTGTCCCACAGACCCCGCAGGGCGGCGATGTCCTCGGTCGGGTAGACGCGGGCCGGGTCGAGCAGCAGCAGCGGTGGCGCGTCCCGCAGCACCTCCGCGCCGAGCGTCCCCTCGTACGCGGCGATGATGTGCTCGATCACCTCGGCGGCGGTCGCCCGGGTGGTGTCACAGATCAGGTCGTAGTTGCGCAGTCGGGCCTTGTCCACGCCGTACCGGATGATGAACCGGCTGCGCTCACTGGCACTGCGCTCGCGGAGCTTGGCCTTGGCCTCCTCCAGCGAGGCGTAGCTCTCCGCCGGACCGGAGGGCCGGGCGAGCACCCGACGGGCCGCCTCACCCGGCTCGGTGATCATGTGAACCTTGAGCGCGTCGGTGAAGAAGTGCCAGGCCAGCCGGGAGTCCATGATGAGGCGCTCACCGGAGGCGGCGATGTCCCGCTGGAGCTGGTCGACGTAGCCGTCGACGGCCTGGTCGAGCTCGGCGTGCAGATTGAGCTGCAGAGCGGTCATCTGCCGCTGCTGCGCCATCTCCCGGTAGAGGTCCCCAACGCTGACCCGGCGCATCCCGAGCCGCTTGGCGATCTCGACCGACACGGTGCTCTTGCCGCTGCCGAGGTCGCCGTTGAAGACGATCGATTGTCCAACGGTCACGACTTGTCCACCCCTGATCACCGGCTCATTGACATCATCGACACCGCGTCCGACCGACGCGTTACCGCCATCGTCGCGACAGCCCCCGGCGGCCCCGACTGAGCACGTCTGACGCTCCGTCGCGACCTGGAGCCGCCGTACGCCTCGGCATGACGGGCGATGCTACCACTCCGACACCACCCCCCTGCCGGACGCAGTGTGCGAGGCCACGTCCGCCCGGCGGGGTCCGCCGCCGCCGGCACCAGCCGAAACTCCTCAGAACAGGCTCAGCGGATCCACCTGGAGACGGACCGGGTCGGCGGCCTTGCGGGCGGCACGAGCGCCGGCCGCCGAGTGCAACGCCTCGGCGAGCGCGGCAGCCCGGGCCCGGGGCACCCGGACCAGCATCCGCTCCCGTCCCTCCTCGGCCGGCACGGGCCCGAGCACCTCGGCGTCCGCGGGCAGCCGGACCGCGGTGAGCAGGTCCGCCACCGCCTCGGCCGGGCCCGTGACGCTCGCCATCCGGACGGCCGGGGGGAAGCCCAACTCCCGGCGCTCGGCCAACTCCCGGCCGGCGAACCAGGCGGCGTCCCAGCGCAGCAGCGCCTGCACCGGGGCCAGCGCGCCGTCGGCGACCACCACCACCCGCCCCGCCGGGGCCGGTCGGGCCAGCGCCGCCGCAGCCAGCCAGCGCCGCAACGCCTCCTCACCGGCGCGCAGGTCGGCCCGGGTCAGCAGGGCCCACGAGTCGAGCAGCAGCACCGCTCCGTAGCCGCCCTCGGCGACCGGTTCGGCACCGGGGGTGGCCACCACCAGGGCCGCCCCGCCGGGAACATCCGTCAGCACCTCCTCGCGGCCCGACGTGCGTACCGCCACGCCCGGGAACGCCCGGCCCAACTCCTCGGCGGTCCGCCGGGCACCGGTCACCGCCGCCCGCAACCGCCGCCCACCGCACTGCGGGCAGGCGTACGCGGCGGCCACCCGGGCGCACCACCGACAGGCCGGGGTGCCACCGGCCGACGGCAACGCGAGCGGGCCGGCGCAGTGCGCGCAACGGGCCGGGGTGCGGCAGTCGGCGCAGGAGATCGACGGCAGGTAGCCGCGGCGGGGCACCTGCACCAACACCGGCAGGTCCTGGCGGAGGGCGTCGCGAGCGGCCGTCCAGGCCAGGCTGGGCAGCCGGGCGGTGGCGGCCCCGGGGTCGCGGGCCAGTTGGGGGTCGTCGCCGGTCGGCGCGATCGCCGGGACGCGGGCCCGCACCGTCGCGCGGTCGGCGACCACCTCCCGCGCCCAGCCCGTCTCCAGCAGCAGCTGCGCCTCGGCGCTGCGCGCGTAACCCCCGACCAGCGCACCGGCCCCGGCGAGCTGGGCGCGGATGAGCAGCACGTCGCGGGCGTGCGGGTAGGGCGCCCGGGGCTCGGAGTGCAGGTCGTCGCCGTCGTCCCAGACGGCGACCAGACCGAGGCGGTCCACCGGGGCGAACATCGCCGCCCGGGTGCCGATCACCACCGGCACCCGCCCCCGGCGGGCGGCGAGGAACGCGCGGTAGCGGCGCGCCGGCCCGAGCGCGGCCGTGAGGCTGACGTGCCGTCCCTCCCCCAGGACGGCGGTGAGCGCGGCGTCGAGCCGGTCGAGGTCGCGGGCGTCGGGCACCACGACGACAGCGCCGCGCCCCCCGGCCACGGTGGCGGCCACCGCGTCGGCGTAGCGGGCCGCCCAGTCCTCGCCCGGCAGCGCCGACCAGACCGCGCGGGGGGCCCGCCCGTCGGTGAGCGCCCGCAGCAGCGCCGGACCGGTCGGGTAGTCCCGCCAGCCGCGCGGGTCGACCACCGCGGCCTCGGCGACCGCCGCGGCGGGCTGGTCGTCGCGGGGTTCCTTCTCCACCCGGGCGTGCCGGGGCGGCACGGCGAGCCGGAGCACGTCGGCGAGGTTGCCCGCGTACCGGTCGGCGACCGCGCGGGCCAGCCCGGCGATCTCGGGCGCCAGCACCGGCTCCGGCGACACCACCTTCTCCAGGTACGCGAGGCGGCCGGTGTGCCCGGAGTCGTCGGCGCGGGACAGCAACCACCCGTCGACGAGCTGCCCGGCGAAGCGCACCTTCACCCGGGTGCCGGGCACCGCCACCTCGTCCAGCTCGGCCGGCACCAGGTAGTCGAACGGCCGGTCCAGGTGCGCCAGTCCGACATCTACGCAGACGCGCGCGACCGGCGACCCGTCCGCGGGTCGCCGGTCGCTACGCCTGGTGGCGGTCAGGCTCCCGCGGCCGACTTGAGGTCGGCGGCCCGGTCGGTGCTCTCCCAGGTCAGGTCCGGCAACTCGCGGCCGAAGTGGCCGTACGCGGCGGTCTGCTGGTAGATCGGGCGGAGCAGGTTGAGGTCCCGGATGATCGCGGCCGGGCGCAGGTCGAACACCTCGGTGACGGCCTTCTCGATCGAGGAGACCGGCACGGTCTCGGTGCCGAACGTCTCGATGAACAGGCTGACCGGGTGCGCCTTGCCGATGGCGTAGGCGACCTGCGCCTCGCACCGCTCGGCCAGGCCGGCGGCGACCACGTTCTTGGCGACCCAGCGCATGGCGTACGCGGCCGACCGGTCCACCTTCGACGGGTCCTTGCCGGAGAACGCGCCGCCGCCGTGGCGGGCGTACCCGCCGTAGGTGTCGACGATGATCTTGCGGCCGGTGAGCCCGGCGTCACCCATCGGGCCGCCGATCTCGAACCGCCCGGTCGGGTTGACCAGCAACCGGTAGCCCTCGGTGTCCAGACCGAGGCTCTCCAGCTCCGGGGCGATGACGTGGTCACGCACGTCCGGGGTGAGCAGCGAGTCCAGGGAGATGTCGGCGGCGTGCTGGCTGGACACGACGACGGTGTTCAGCCGGACCGGGCGCAGCCCTTCGTACTCGATGGTGACCTGGGTCTTGCCGTCCGGGCGCAGGTAGGGGATCGTGCCGTCCTTGCGGACCGCGGCGAGCCGACGGGCCAGTCGGTGCGCGAGGGCGATCGGCAGCGGCATCAGCTCGGGAGTCTCCGAGCAGGCGAAGCCGAACATCATGCCCTGGTCGCCGGCGCCCTGCGCGTCCAGCGCGCTCTCCGACGCCCCGGTCCGCAGCTCGAAGGCGTTGTCCACGCCCTGCGCGATGTCCTCGGACTGCGCGCCGATGGAGACGCTGACCCCGCAGGAGGCCCCGTCGAAGCCCTTCTTCGACGAGTCGTAGCCGATGTCCAGGATGGTCCGGCGGACGATCGTCGGGATGTCGGCGTACGCCTTGGTGGTCACCTCGCCGGCGATGTGCACCTGGCCGGTGGTGATCATGGTCTCGACCGCCACCCGGCTGTGCGGATCCTCGGCCAGCAGCGCGTCGAGGATGCCATCGCTGATCTGGTCGGCGATCTTGTCCGGGTGGCCTTCCGTGACCGATTCGGACGTGAAGAGACGGCGTGTCACGGCACTCCTAAGCGTGTGAGGTCGTTCCGCGGCAGTCTAATCACCACTGCGGCTGGTGTCGGGATCGGTCGCGCCCTTTACCACCCGTCAGGAACCGCCGGGTAGCCGCGCCACGACGAGATCCCACACCGCGTCGGCCACCGACTCCTTGGCCTGCTCGGGCAGTCGGGCGACCGAGCCGTCCGCGCCGATGACCGTCACCGTGTTGGTGTCGGCGCCGAAGACCAGGTCCGGACCGACCTCGTTGATCACGATGAGGTCGGCCCGTTTCCGGGCGAGTTTCGCCCGGCCGTTGGCCTCGGCGTCGCCGGTCTCGGCGGCGAACACCACCAGCAGTTGCTCCGGTCGTTTGCGCTGGCCGAGCTCCGCCGCGATGTCGGGGTTCGTGACGAGGTCGATGGTGGGCGCGACGCCATCGTCGGACTTCTTGATTTTGCCAGGCACGTACGTGGCCGGCCGGAAATCGGCCGGAGCCGCCGCCATCACCACCGCGTCGGCCTCGACGGCGGCCTTGACCGTCGCCTCCCGCAACTCGGCGGTGGTGCCGACCCGGATCAGGTCGACGCCGGCGGGGTCGGGAAGGGACACATTGGCCGCGATCAGTGTGACCTGGGCGCCCCGGGCGACGGCGGCGCGGGCGAACGCGTACCCCTGCTTGCCGGAGGAACGGTTACCCAGGAAGCGGACCGGGTCCAACGGCTCCCGGGTGCCACCGGCGGTGACGACCACCCGGCGGCCGGCCAGGTCGACGGGGGCGGAGCCGCCCCGGGCCAGCACCTGCCGGGCGACGGCGAAGATCTCCGCCGGGTCGGGCAGCCGCCCCTTGCCGGTGTCGGCGCCGGTGAGCCGGCCGACGGCGGGGTCGATGACCCGCACACCCCGGGAGCGCAGCGTGGCGACGTTGGCCACGGTGGCGGGGTGCTCCCACATCTCGGTGTGCA
Coding sequences within:
- a CDS encoding AAA family ATPase → MTVGQSIVFNGDLGSGKSTVSVEIAKRLGMRRVSVGDLYREMAQQRQMTALQLNLHAELDQAVDGYVDQLQRDIAASGERLIMDSRLAWHFFTDALKVHMITEPGEAARRVLARPSGPAESYASLEEAKAKLRERSASERSRFIIRYGVDKARLRNYDLICDTTRATAAEVIEHIIAAYEGTLGAEVLRDAPPLLLLDPARVYPTEDIAALRGLWDTDFVGDVAEAGDEALEPLKIGFTGEYFFVVDGHRRLSAALQNGFSLVPAQLVAEVDEPVVGGMTAIDYFAAQVRPGLIYDWEAAHKIQLPLPEPALLRGDAVLAGDPGAGA
- a CDS encoding primosomal protein N' — its product is MTATRRSDRRPADGSPVARVCVDVGLAHLDRPFDYLVPAELDEVAVPGTRVKVRFAGQLVDGWLLSRADDSGHTGRLAYLEKVVSPEPVLAPEIAGLARAVADRYAGNLADVLRLAVPPRHARVEKEPRDDQPAAAVAEAAVVDPRGWRDYPTGPALLRALTDGRAPRAVWSALPGEDWAARYADAVAATVAGGRGAVVVVPDARDLDRLDAALTAVLGEGRHVSLTAALGPARRYRAFLAARRGRVPVVIGTRAAMFAPVDRLGLVAVWDDGDDLHSEPRAPYPHARDVLLIRAQLAGAGALVGGYARSAEAQLLLETGWAREVVADRATVRARVPAIAPTGDDPQLARDPGAATARLPSLAWTAARDALRQDLPVLVQVPRRGYLPSISCADCRTPARCAHCAGPLALPSAGGTPACRWCARVAAAYACPQCGGRRLRAAVTGARRTAEELGRAFPGVAVRTSGREEVLTDVPGGAALVVATPGAEPVAEGGYGAVLLLDSWALLTRADLRAGEEALRRWLAAAALARPAPAGRVVVVADGALAPVQALLRWDAAWFAGRELAERRELGFPPAVRMASVTGPAEAVADLLTAVRLPADAEVLGPVPAEEGRERMLVRVPRARAAALAEALHSAAGARAARKAADPVRLQVDPLSLF
- the metK gene encoding methionine adenosyltransferase, translating into MTRRLFTSESVTEGHPDKIADQISDGILDALLAEDPHSRVAVETMITTGQVHIAGEVTTKAYADIPTIVRRTILDIGYDSSKKGFDGASCGVSVSIGAQSEDIAQGVDNAFELRTGASESALDAQGAGDQGMMFGFACSETPELMPLPIALAHRLARRLAAVRKDGTIPYLRPDGKTQVTIEYEGLRPVRLNTVVVSSQHAADISLDSLLTPDVRDHVIAPELESLGLDTEGYRLLVNPTGRFEIGGPMGDAGLTGRKIIVDTYGGYARHGGGAFSGKDPSKVDRSAAYAMRWVAKNVVAAGLAERCEAQVAYAIGKAHPVSLFIETFGTETVPVSSIEKAVTEVFDLRPAAIIRDLNLLRPIYQQTAAYGHFGRELPDLTWESTDRAADLKSAAGA
- the coaBC gene encoding bifunctional phosphopantothenoylcysteine decarboxylase/phosphopantothenate--cysteine ligase CoaBC, whose translation is MSASIVLGVGGGIAAYKACELLRLFTESGHRVRVVPTASALRFVGAPTWAALSGQPVADDVWTDVHEVPHVRLGQQADLVVVAPTTTDLLAKAAHGLADDLLTNTLLTARCPVLLAPAMHTEMWEHPATVANVATLRSRGVRVIDPAVGRLTGADTGKGRLPDPAEIFAVARQVLARGGSAPVDLAGRRVVVTAGGTREPLDPVRFLGNRSSGKQGYAFARAAVARGAQVTLIAANVSLPDPAGVDLIRVGTTAELREATVKAAVEADAVVMAAAPADFRPATYVPGKIKKSDDGVAPTIDLVTNPDIAAELGQRKRPEQLLVVFAAETGDAEANGRAKLARKRADLIVINEVGPDLVFGADTNTVTVIGADGSVARLPEQAKESVADAVWDLVVARLPGGS